One genomic segment of Bradyrhizobium diazoefficiens includes these proteins:
- a CDS encoding class I adenylate-forming enzyme family protein, with the protein MDWSQCQIPPMRLEARFGDRVVPAFCDRPADLWTMIREACARNADGEALICGEIRLSWRQAVEQAARIAAGFRKLGLKRGDRVAILLGNRIEFPLLLFAAAHEGLVTVLLSTRQQKPEIAYVLSDCGAKILIHEAGLAERLPDAGDVPDVIHRIAIDHDPALSGFAALADNPPAPAPVEVGEEDTAMILYTSGTTGKPKGAMLAHCNVVHSSMVFVSCLELTQADRSIAAVPLGHVTGVVANITTMIRCGGALIIMPEFRAADYLKLAARERVTYTVMVPAMYNLCLLQPDFDSYDLSSWRIGGFGGAPMPVATIEKLKAAIPGLKLANCYGATETTSPSTIMPGELTASHIDSVGLPCPGACILAMGSDGRELPHGETGELWIQSASVIKGYWNNPKATAESFTGGFWHSGDLGSVDAEGFVRVFDRQKDMINRGGLKIYSAEVESVLAGHPAVVESAIIAKPCPVLGERVHAVVVTRVPVGSEDLRAWCAERLSDYKVPETMAITPEPLPRNANGKVLKRQLRELLGT; encoded by the coding sequence ATGGACTGGTCGCAATGTCAGATCCCGCCGATGCGCCTCGAGGCGCGCTTTGGCGATCGGGTGGTGCCGGCGTTCTGTGATCGTCCGGCGGACCTGTGGACGATGATCCGGGAGGCCTGTGCGCGCAATGCCGATGGCGAAGCGCTGATCTGCGGCGAGATCCGGCTGAGCTGGCGGCAGGCGGTCGAGCAGGCCGCGCGGATTGCGGCGGGCTTCCGCAAGCTGGGCCTTAAGCGCGGCGATCGTGTCGCCATCCTGCTCGGCAACCGCATCGAGTTTCCGCTCCTGCTGTTCGCCGCCGCGCATGAGGGGCTGGTCACGGTGCTGCTCAGCACGCGCCAGCAGAAGCCGGAGATCGCCTACGTCCTCTCCGATTGCGGCGCCAAAATCCTGATCCATGAAGCGGGGCTCGCCGAGCGCCTGCCCGATGCGGGCGATGTGCCCGACGTCATCCACCGCATCGCAATCGACCACGATCCGGCTTTGTCGGGTTTCGCCGCGCTGGCGGACAATCCGCCGGCTCCCGCGCCGGTCGAGGTCGGCGAGGAGGACACCGCGATGATCCTCTACACCTCGGGCACCACAGGCAAGCCGAAGGGCGCGATGCTCGCCCATTGCAACGTCGTGCATTCCTCGATGGTGTTCGTGTCCTGCCTGGAATTGACGCAAGCGGACCGTTCGATCGCGGCGGTGCCGCTCGGCCATGTCACCGGCGTCGTCGCCAACATCACGACCATGATCCGCTGCGGCGGTGCGCTGATCATCATGCCGGAGTTCAGGGCGGCCGACTATCTCAAGCTGGCTGCGCGCGAGCGCGTCACCTACACGGTGATGGTGCCGGCGATGTACAATCTGTGCCTGCTCCAGCCGGATTTCGACAGCTACGACCTGTCGAGCTGGCGCATCGGCGGCTTCGGCGGCGCGCCGATGCCGGTCGCAACCATCGAGAAGCTCAAGGCGGCGATCCCCGGCCTGAAGCTTGCGAACTGCTACGGCGCGACCGAGACGACATCGCCCTCGACCATCATGCCGGGCGAGCTGACCGCGAGCCACATCGACAGCGTCGGCCTGCCGTGTCCGGGCGCATGCATTCTCGCGATGGGATCGGATGGGCGCGAGCTGCCGCATGGCGAGACCGGCGAACTCTGGATCCAGAGCGCCTCCGTCATCAAGGGCTACTGGAACAACCCGAAGGCGACGGCGGAAAGCTTCACTGGCGGATTCTGGCATTCCGGCGATCTCGGCTCGGTCGACGCTGAGGGCTTCGTCCGCGTGTTCGACCGCCAGAAGGACATGATCAACCGCGGCGGGCTGAAGATCTATTCGGCCGAAGTCGAGTCCGTGCTGGCCGGCCACCCCGCGGTGGTCGAGAGCGCGATCATCGCAAAGCCATGCCCGGTGCTGGGCGAGCGCGTCCACGCGGTCGTGGTGACGCGTGTCCCGGTCGGCAGCGAGGATTTGCGCGCGTGGTGCGCCGAGCGGCTGTCCGACTACAAGGTGCCGGAAACGATGGCGATCACGCCTGAGCCGTTACCGCGCAACGCCAATGGCAAGGTGCTGAAGCGGCAGCTACGGGAGCTACTGGGCACCTGA
- a CDS encoding NnrU family protein, translating into MGLLVMVLGLVLFFVAHIFTTKRDARAQAIARLGEGTYKILYSVVSLAGLALIVWGFAHYRATGWIDVWYPPKALKHITLALMLPAVILVVASYVRGRIYATLKHPMLAGIKLWAAAHLLANGDLGSIILFGSFLGWAVYDRISLKHRKDAGAPPIPVGGVTNDLIAVAVGVVAYLALAFAFHPVVIGVPVVGV; encoded by the coding sequence GTGGGTCTGCTGGTCATGGTCCTGGGGCTGGTGCTGTTTTTCGTGGCCCATATTTTCACGACGAAACGCGACGCACGCGCGCAGGCGATCGCGAGGCTCGGCGAGGGGACCTACAAGATCCTCTATTCCGTGGTCTCTCTTGCGGGACTTGCGCTGATCGTCTGGGGCTTTGCGCACTATCGTGCGACCGGCTGGATCGACGTCTGGTATCCGCCGAAGGCGCTCAAGCACATCACGCTGGCCTTGATGCTGCCCGCCGTCATCCTGGTGGTCGCCTCCTATGTGCGCGGCCGCATCTACGCAACGCTGAAGCATCCGATGCTGGCCGGCATCAAGCTGTGGGCGGCCGCGCATCTGCTCGCCAATGGCGATCTCGGCTCGATCATCCTGTTCGGCTCGTTCCTGGGCTGGGCGGTGTATGACCGTATTTCGCTCAAGCATCGCAAGGACGCCGGGGCGCCGCCGATCCCGGTGGGCGGCGTCACCAACGATCTGATCGCAGTCGCCGTCGGTGTCGTGGCCTATCTGGCGCTGGCCTTTGCGTTCCATCCCGTGGTGATCGGTGTTCCCGTCGTGGGGGTATAG
- a CDS encoding peptide chain release factor 3, with protein MSDIAATTAESPARSPLAAEVARRRTFAIISHPDAGKTTLTEKLLLFGGAINLAGQVKAKGERRNTRSDWMKIERERGISVVTSVMTFEFEGLVFNLLDTPGHEDFSEDTYRTLTAVDSAVMVIDAAKGIEARTRKLFEVCRLRDIPIITFINKMDRESRDVFELLDEIEKTLALDTTPMTWPVGRGRDFLGTYDVVSGGVRLLEGGGAKTGAAQQIEIEELAKLNANLDVSAVKDELELVTEASKPFELEAFREGHLTPVYFGSALRNFGVGDLLEGLGKFAPEPRAQDSDQRKVEATDPRMSAFVFKIQANMDPNHRDRIAFARLCSGKLSRGMKAKLVRTGKSMPLSSPQFFFAQDRSVADEAFAGDVVGIPNHGTLRIGDTLTEGEDFNFVGVPSFAPEIVRRVRLTDAMKAKKLKEALQQMSEEGVVQVFRPRDGAPALVGVVGALQLDVLKARLDAEYSLPVEFEVSEFQLARWVSSEDRKKLDTFIAANTSSIADDVDGDPVYLARNEFYLGYTRERAEGIQFTNVKDVKKKG; from the coding sequence ATGTCCGACATTGCCGCCACCACAGCCGAATCGCCGGCCCGTTCCCCGCTTGCCGCTGAAGTGGCGCGGCGGCGGACCTTTGCGATCATCTCGCATCCTGACGCCGGCAAGACCACGCTGACCGAGAAGCTGCTGCTGTTCGGCGGCGCCATCAATCTCGCCGGCCAGGTCAAGGCCAAGGGCGAGCGGCGCAACACCCGTTCGGACTGGATGAAGATCGAGCGCGAGCGCGGCATCTCGGTCGTGACCTCGGTCATGACCTTCGAGTTCGAAGGCCTCGTGTTCAACCTGCTGGATACGCCGGGCCACGAGGACTTTTCGGAAGACACCTATCGGACGCTGACGGCGGTGGACTCCGCGGTCATGGTGATCGACGCCGCCAAGGGCATCGAGGCGCGCACGCGAAAACTGTTCGAGGTGTGCCGCCTGCGCGACATCCCGATCATCACCTTCATCAACAAGATGGACCGCGAAAGCCGCGACGTGTTCGAGCTGCTCGACGAGATCGAGAAGACGCTGGCGCTCGACACCACGCCGATGACCTGGCCGGTCGGCCGCGGCCGCGACTTCCTCGGCACCTATGACGTCGTCAGCGGCGGCGTGCGCCTGCTCGAAGGCGGCGGCGCCAAAACCGGCGCGGCCCAGCAGATCGAGATCGAGGAGCTCGCCAAGCTCAACGCCAATCTCGATGTGTCCGCGGTCAAGGACGAGCTCGAGCTCGTCACCGAAGCCTCGAAACCGTTCGAGCTGGAAGCATTTCGCGAGGGCCATCTGACGCCGGTCTATTTCGGCAGCGCGCTGCGCAATTTCGGCGTCGGCGATCTGCTCGAGGGCCTCGGCAAGTTCGCGCCCGAGCCGCGCGCACAGGACAGCGACCAGCGCAAGGTCGAAGCGACCGATCCGCGCATGAGCGCCTTCGTGTTCAAGATCCAGGCCAACATGGATCCGAACCACCGCGACCGCATCGCGTTCGCGCGCCTCTGCTCCGGAAAACTCAGCCGCGGCATGAAGGCCAAGCTGGTGCGCACCGGCAAGAGCATGCCGCTGTCGAGCCCGCAATTCTTCTTCGCGCAGGACCGCTCTGTCGCCGATGAAGCCTTTGCCGGCGACGTCGTCGGCATTCCCAACCACGGTACACTGCGCATCGGCGATACCTTGACCGAGGGCGAAGATTTCAACTTCGTCGGCGTGCCGAGCTTTGCGCCGGAAATCGTCCGCCGCGTCCGTCTCACCGACGCGATGAAGGCGAAGAAGCTGAAGGAAGCGCTCCAGCAGATGTCGGAAGAGGGCGTGGTCCAGGTGTTCCGCCCGCGCGACGGTGCACCGGCGCTGGTCGGCGTCGTCGGCGCGCTCCAGCTCGACGTGCTGAAGGCCCGGCTCGATGCGGAATATTCGCTGCCGGTCGAGTTCGAGGTCAGCGAGTTCCAGCTTGCACGCTGGGTCTCCTCGGAGGACCGCAAGAAGCTCGACACGTTCATCGCCGCCAACACCTCCAGCATCGCGGACGACGTCGACGGCGATCCGGTGTATCTCGCCCGCAACGAATTCTATCTCGGCTACACCAGGGAACGCGCCGAGGGCATCCAGTTCACCAACGTCAAGGACGTCAAGAAGAAGGGGTAG
- the sugE gene encoding quaternary ammonium compound efflux SMR transporter SugE → MAWSILFVAGLLEITWAIGLKYTEGFTRLVPSVVTLAAMAGSVILLGLALKSLPVGTAYAVWTGIGAVGTATLGIILFGEPATAFRLASIGLIVAGIVGLKLVT, encoded by the coding sequence ATGGCCTGGAGCATCCTGTTCGTCGCCGGTCTTCTCGAAATCACCTGGGCGATCGGCCTGAAATACACCGAGGGATTCACCAGGCTTGTTCCATCAGTCGTCACGCTCGCGGCCATGGCCGGGAGCGTTATCCTCCTCGGACTTGCTCTGAAGTCTCTGCCTGTCGGAACCGCCTATGCGGTCTGGACCGGGATCGGTGCGGTCGGCACGGCGACGCTCGGCATCATCCTGTTCGGCGAGCCCGCCACGGCGTTCCGCCTCGCCAGCATCGGACTGATCGTCGCCGGCATCGTCGGGCTGAAGCTCGTCACTTGA
- a CDS encoding inorganic phosphate transporter, whose translation MDAALDLPVLVGLIAVALLFDFLNGLHDAANSIATIVSTRVLRPQFAVFWAAFFNFVAFTVFGLHVAQTIGTGIIDPSIVDAQVIFAALIGAIVWNLVTWALGIPSSSSHALIGGLVGGGMAKAGISAAVWSGLSKAVLAIVLSPLVGFLLAMMLVAIVSWLSMRSTPFAVDRAFRILQFASASLYSLGHGGNDAQKTMGIIAVLLYSQGHLGNEFSVPFWVVLSCQAAMALGTLMGGWRIVRTMGLRITKLTPMQGFCAETGGAATLFMATFLGVPVSTTHTITGAIVGVGAARRVSAVRWNVASSIVYAWVITIPASAIVAALTWWAVQIFK comes from the coding sequence GTGGATGCCGCGTTGGATCTTCCCGTCCTGGTCGGACTGATCGCCGTCGCGCTGCTGTTCGACTTCCTGAACGGCCTGCACGATGCCGCCAATTCGATCGCAACGATCGTTTCGACCCGCGTGCTGCGACCGCAATTCGCAGTGTTCTGGGCTGCTTTCTTCAATTTCGTCGCCTTCACGGTGTTCGGCCTGCATGTCGCCCAGACCATCGGCACCGGCATCATCGATCCCTCGATCGTCGATGCCCAGGTGATCTTCGCCGCGCTCATCGGTGCCATCGTCTGGAATCTCGTGACCTGGGCGCTCGGCATCCCGTCCTCGTCCTCGCATGCGCTGATCGGTGGCCTCGTCGGCGGCGGCATGGCCAAGGCCGGGATCTCGGCCGCAGTGTGGAGCGGTCTCTCCAAGGCCGTGCTGGCCATCGTGCTGTCGCCGCTGGTCGGCTTCCTGCTCGCGATGATGCTCGTGGCGATCGTGTCCTGGCTCTCGATGCGTTCGACGCCGTTCGCGGTCGATCGCGCCTTCCGCATCCTGCAATTCGCCTCCGCCTCGCTCTATTCGCTGGGCCATGGCGGTAACGACGCGCAGAAGACCATGGGCATCATCGCCGTGCTGCTCTATTCGCAAGGCCATCTCGGCAATGAATTCTCGGTGCCGTTCTGGGTGGTGCTGTCGTGCCAGGCGGCGATGGCGCTGGGCACGCTGATGGGCGGCTGGCGCATCGTCCGCACCATGGGCCTGCGCATCACAAAGCTGACGCCGATGCAGGGCTTCTGCGCCGAGACCGGGGGCGCGGCAACCCTGTTCATGGCGACCTTCCTCGGCGTGCCCGTCTCGACCACCCACACAATTACCGGCGCCATCGTCGGCGTCGGCGCGGCCCGCCGGGTCTCGGCGGTGCGCTGGAACGTCGCAAGCTCGATCGTCTATGCCTGGGTGATCACCATCCCGGCCTCGGCCATCGTGGCTGCGCTGACCTGGTGGGCAGTCCAGATATTCAAGTGA
- a CDS encoding DUF47 domain-containing protein produces the protein MMRWFRAFLPKEERFFDLFDRHAQTVIQGSIALQGMLNGGEETPVYCQRVNQFENDADNITREVLTAVRRTFITPFDRGDIKNLITSMDDAIDQMQQTAKAVMLFEVRSFEPPMREIGGLLIECANLVGRALPLMQSIGPNVAMLTAITEELGKLEGRVDDLHDIGLKELFLKHRDGNAMDFVVGAEIYDHLEKVADRFDDVANEINSIVIEQV, from the coding sequence ATGATGCGATGGTTTCGCGCTTTTCTGCCCAAGGAAGAACGGTTCTTCGACCTGTTTGACCGCCATGCCCAGACTGTGATCCAGGGTTCGATCGCGCTCCAGGGCATGCTCAACGGAGGCGAGGAGACGCCGGTCTATTGCCAACGCGTCAACCAGTTCGAGAACGATGCCGACAACATCACCCGGGAGGTGCTGACGGCGGTGCGCCGCACCTTCATCACCCCCTTCGACCGCGGCGACATCAAGAACCTCATCACCTCGATGGACGACGCCATCGACCAGATGCAGCAGACCGCCAAGGCGGTGATGCTGTTCGAGGTCCGCAGCTTCGAGCCTCCCATGCGCGAGATCGGCGGGCTTCTGATCGAATGCGCCAACCTGGTCGGTCGCGCGCTGCCGCTGATGCAGTCGATCGGCCCGAACGTCGCCATGCTGACCGCGATCACGGAAGAGCTGGGCAAGCTCGAAGGTCGGGTCGACGATCTCCACGACATCGGCCTGAAGGAGCTGTTCCTCAAGCATCGCGACGGCAACGCGATGGATTTCGTCGTCGGCGCAGAGATCTACGACCACCTCGAGAAGGTGGCCGATCGTTTCGACGACGTCGCGAACGAGATCAACAGCATCGTCATCGAGCAGGTCTAG
- a CDS encoding branched-chain amino acid ABC transporter permease has protein sequence MTALTDDTLPVTPRAVRDEMIVFAVMALLLASVPFTGVYPFFVMQALCFALLACAFNLLVGYGGLLSFGHAMFLGTAGYCSAHALKVWGLPPELGILVGIAAAFGLSIITGYISIRRQGIYFSMITLALSQLLYFIYLQAPFTHGEDGIQGIPQGHMFGVFDLSKPTVLYYVVLVGFLAGFLLIFRIINSPFGEVLKAIRENEPRAISLGYRTDQYKFLAFILSGTLAGFAGSLKVFVAQNASLTDVHWSMSGEVVLMTLVGGLGTVFGPVVGAFVIIAMQQYLAGFGQWVTVIQGSIFVICVLTFRRGVIGEIAHYFRRSL, from the coding sequence ATGACAGCCTTGACGGATGATACGCTGCCGGTGACGCCGCGGGCGGTGCGTGACGAGATGATCGTATTCGCGGTGATGGCGCTGCTGCTGGCCTCAGTGCCGTTCACGGGGGTCTATCCGTTCTTCGTGATGCAGGCGCTGTGCTTCGCGCTGCTGGCCTGCGCCTTCAACCTGCTGGTCGGCTATGGCGGCCTGCTGTCGTTCGGCCACGCGATGTTCCTGGGCACCGCCGGCTATTGCAGCGCGCATGCGCTCAAAGTGTGGGGGCTGCCGCCCGAGCTCGGCATCCTCGTCGGCATTGCCGCGGCCTTCGGCCTGTCGATCATCACCGGCTACATCTCGATCCGCCGCCAGGGCATCTATTTCTCGATGATCACGCTGGCGCTGTCGCAGCTGTTGTACTTCATCTATCTCCAGGCGCCGTTTACCCACGGCGAGGACGGCATCCAGGGCATCCCGCAGGGGCACATGTTCGGGGTGTTCGATCTCTCCAAGCCGACGGTGTTGTATTACGTCGTCCTGGTCGGCTTCCTCGCCGGCTTCCTCTTGATCTTCCGGATCATCAACTCGCCGTTCGGCGAAGTCCTGAAGGCGATCCGTGAGAATGAGCCGCGGGCGATCTCGCTCGGCTATCGCACCGACCAGTACAAGTTCCTGGCCTTCATTCTGTCGGGCACGCTGGCCGGATTTGCCGGATCGCTGAAGGTGTTCGTGGCGCAGAACGCCTCGCTCACCGACGTGCACTGGTCGATGTCCGGCGAGGTCGTGCTGATGACGCTGGTCGGCGGTCTCGGCACCGTGTTCGGCCCCGTGGTCGGTGCCTTCGTGATCATCGCCATGCAGCAATATCTGGCGGGCTTCGGCCAGTGGGTGACGGTGATCCAGGGCTCGATCTTCGTGATCTGCGTGCTCACCTTCCGCCGCGGCGTCATCGGCGAAATCGCGCATTACTTCCGGCGCTCGCTCTAA
- a CDS encoding branched-chain amino acid ABC transporter permease, with translation MQALYAQLLVGLINGSFYALLSLGLAVIFGMLNIINFAHGALYMMGAFVAYFLLNLGGINYWWALLLAPVIVGIFGMILERTMLQWLTGLDHLYGLLLTFGIALIVQGVFQNYFGSSGLPYAIPDQLKGGMNLGFMFLPVYRGWVVIFSLVVCIATWFLIEKTRLGAYLRAATENPTLVRAFGINVPRMITLTYGLGVGLAALAGVLSAPINQVRPLMGADLIIVVFAVVVIGGMGSIMGSIITGFALGVIEGLTKYFYPEASNTVVFVLMVLVLLVKPTGLTGRAA, from the coding sequence ATGCAGGCTCTTTACGCTCAGCTACTGGTGGGACTGATCAACGGCTCGTTCTACGCGCTGCTCAGTCTCGGGCTTGCCGTGATCTTCGGCATGCTCAACATCATCAATTTCGCCCACGGTGCGCTCTACATGATGGGCGCCTTCGTCGCCTATTTCCTGCTCAACCTCGGCGGCATCAATTACTGGTGGGCGCTCTTGCTGGCGCCTGTCATCGTCGGCATCTTCGGCATGATCCTGGAACGGACCATGCTGCAATGGCTGACCGGGCTCGATCACCTCTACGGCCTGCTGCTGACCTTCGGTATCGCGCTGATCGTGCAGGGCGTGTTCCAGAACTATTTCGGCTCCTCCGGTCTGCCTTACGCCATTCCGGACCAGCTCAAGGGCGGCATGAATCTCGGATTCATGTTCTTGCCCGTCTATCGCGGCTGGGTCGTCATCTTCTCGCTGGTCGTATGTATCGCGACCTGGTTCCTGATCGAGAAGACGCGGCTCGGCGCCTACCTGCGCGCTGCCACCGAAAATCCGACGCTGGTGCGTGCCTTCGGCATCAACGTGCCCCGCATGATCACGCTGACCTACGGGCTCGGCGTTGGCCTTGCCGCGCTCGCCGGCGTGCTCTCGGCGCCGATCAACCAGGTGCGGCCGCTGATGGGCGCCGACCTCATCATCGTCGTGTTCGCCGTGGTGGTGATCGGCGGCATGGGATCGATCATGGGCTCGATCATCACCGGCTTCGCGCTCGGCGTGATCGAGGGCCTGACCAAGTATTTCTACCCCGAGGCCTCCAACACCGTCGTGTTTGTGCTGATGGTGCTGGTGCTCTTGGTGAAGCCAACTGGATTGACGGGAAGGGCGGCCTGA
- a CDS encoding ABC transporter substrate-binding protein → MKKSIASFLIGTALAVTTAGAAFAQDKTVKIGALSDQSGLYADLGGPGSTLAAQMAVEDSGLAAKGWKIDIISGDHQNKPDIGTAIARQWFDVDKVDVIVDVPNSGVALAVNNVVKEKNGVYINSGAATSDLTNAQCSPNTVHWTYDTYMLAHTTGQALVKAGGDTWFFLTADYAFGAALERDTTAVVVANGGKVVGGVKHPLNTPDFSSFLLQAQASKAKIIGLANAGGDTTNSIKQAAEFGIVKGGQKLAALLLFLTDVKAIGLETAQGLNFTETFYWDMDDKTRAFSKRFADKMKNHAPPTMVQAGVYAGLRHYFKALDALGGNPHDGVKVVEKMKLMPTEDDLFGKGAIQPNGRTIHNAYLFEVKKPSESKGPWDFYKLVGTVSGDQAFTPLSESKCALLKK, encoded by the coding sequence ATGAAAAAGTCGATTGCATCGTTTCTGATCGGCACGGCGCTGGCCGTGACTACCGCCGGCGCGGCTTTCGCACAGGACAAGACCGTCAAGATCGGTGCGCTGTCTGACCAGTCCGGCCTCTACGCCGACCTCGGCGGACCGGGCTCGACCCTCGCCGCACAGATGGCGGTTGAAGATTCCGGCCTGGCCGCCAAGGGCTGGAAGATCGACATCATCTCCGGCGACCACCAGAACAAGCCCGACATCGGCACCGCGATCGCGCGGCAGTGGTTCGACGTCGACAAGGTCGACGTCATCGTCGACGTGCCGAATTCCGGCGTGGCGCTCGCCGTCAACAACGTCGTCAAGGAGAAGAACGGCGTCTACATCAACTCGGGCGCGGCGACCTCGGACCTCACCAACGCGCAGTGCTCGCCCAACACCGTGCACTGGACCTATGACACCTACATGCTGGCCCACACCACCGGCCAGGCGCTGGTGAAGGCAGGTGGCGACACCTGGTTCTTCTTGACCGCGGACTACGCCTTCGGCGCGGCGCTCGAGCGCGACACCACGGCCGTGGTCGTTGCCAATGGCGGTAAGGTGGTCGGCGGCGTCAAGCACCCGCTCAACACGCCGGACTTCTCCTCCTTCCTGCTGCAGGCGCAGGCCTCCAAGGCCAAGATCATCGGCCTCGCCAACGCTGGCGGCGACACCACCAACTCGATCAAGCAGGCCGCCGAGTTCGGTATCGTCAAGGGCGGCCAGAAGCTCGCCGCGCTGCTCCTGTTCCTCACCGACGTCAAGGCGATCGGCCTGGAGACCGCGCAGGGCCTCAACTTCACCGAGACCTTCTACTGGGACATGGACGACAAGACCCGCGCGTTCTCCAAGCGCTTCGCCGACAAGATGAAGAACCATGCGCCGCCCACCATGGTGCAGGCCGGCGTCTATGCGGGCCTGCGTCACTACTTCAAGGCGCTGGACGCGCTCGGCGGCAATCCGCATGACGGCGTCAAGGTCGTCGAGAAGATGAAGTTGATGCCGACCGAGGACGATCTGTTCGGCAAGGGCGCGATTCAGCCCAACGGCCGCACCATCCACAACGCCTATCTGTTCGAGGTGAAGAAGCCCTCGGAGTCCAAGGGACCGTGGGACTTCTACAAGCTGGTCGGCACGGTCTCGGGCGACCAGGCCTTCACGCCGCTGTCAGAAAGCAAGTGCGCGCTGCTCAAGAAGTAA
- a CDS encoding ABC transporter ATP-binding protein, which yields MPETVMAEAPAKAANGGTILQVRNLEAWYGESHILHGINFDVNAGEVVTLLGRNGAGKTTTLKSIMGIIGKRAGSVKFNNQDIIRATSDKIARMGIAFCPEERGIFSSLDVRENLLLPPVVRAGGLPLEQIFDLFPNLKERLNSQGTKLSGGEQQMLAIARILRTGASFLMLDEPTEGLAPVIIQQIGHTIARLKKEGFTILLVEQNFRFASTVADRYYVVEHGKIIDGFSNAELAANMDKLHTYLGV from the coding sequence ATGCCTGAGACTGTGATGGCTGAAGCACCGGCGAAGGCCGCCAACGGCGGGACCATCCTTCAGGTCCGCAACCTCGAAGCCTGGTACGGCGAGTCCCACATCCTGCACGGGATCAACTTCGACGTGAATGCGGGCGAGGTCGTCACCCTGCTCGGGCGCAACGGCGCCGGCAAGACCACCACGCTGAAGTCGATCATGGGCATCATCGGCAAGCGTGCCGGCTCGGTGAAGTTCAACAACCAGGACATCATCCGCGCGACCTCCGACAAGATCGCGCGCATGGGCATCGCGTTCTGTCCGGAGGAGCGGGGGATATTCTCCAGCCTGGACGTGCGGGAGAATTTGCTGCTGCCGCCGGTGGTCCGCGCGGGCGGACTGCCGCTCGAGCAGATCTTCGACCTGTTCCCGAACCTGAAGGAGCGGCTCAACAGCCAGGGCACCAAGCTGTCCGGCGGCGAGCAGCAGATGCTGGCGATCGCGCGCATCCTGCGCACCGGCGCGAGCTTCTTGATGCTGGACGAGCCGACCGAAGGCCTTGCGCCGGTCATCATCCAGCAGATCGGCCATACCATCGCGCGGCTCAAGAAGGAGGGCTTCACCATCCTCCTCGTCGAGCAGAACTTCCGCTTCGCATCCACCGTCGCCGACCGCTATTACGTGGTCGAACACGGCAAGATCATTGACGGATTTTCCAACGCGGAGCTTGCCGCCAACATGGACAAGCTCCACACCTATCTCGGCGTCTAA
- a CDS encoding ABC transporter ATP-binding protein, whose product MADEFILETEGLTKEFAGFFAVRDVALKVRRGSIHALIGPNGAGKTTCFNLLTKFLKPSAGKILYKGQDITAMAPADVARMGLVRSFQISAVFPHLTALENVRVALQRQHGSSFDFWRSKSVLNRFNDRARELLNDVGLSEFANTPAVEMPYGRKRALEIATTLALDPEMMLLDEPMAGMGHEDIDKIAALIKRISAKYTILMVEHNLSVVANLSDIITVLTRGQVLAQGHYAELTKDERVKEAYLGAGHA is encoded by the coding sequence TTGGCCGATGAGTTCATTCTCGAAACGGAAGGCTTGACCAAGGAGTTCGCGGGCTTCTTCGCCGTCCGCGACGTTGCGCTCAAGGTTCGCCGTGGGAGCATTCACGCGTTGATCGGCCCGAACGGTGCCGGCAAGACGACGTGCTTCAATCTTCTGACCAAGTTCCTGAAGCCGTCAGCCGGGAAAATCCTGTACAAGGGCCAGGACATCACCGCGATGGCGCCGGCCGACGTGGCCCGCATGGGGCTGGTTCGCTCGTTCCAGATCTCGGCGGTGTTTCCGCATCTCACCGCGCTGGAGAATGTCCGTGTCGCGCTCCAGCGCCAGCACGGCTCTTCGTTCGATTTCTGGCGTTCCAAGTCCGTGCTCAACCGCTTCAACGACCGCGCGCGCGAGCTGTTGAACGATGTCGGTCTCAGCGAGTTCGCCAACACGCCCGCCGTCGAGATGCCCTATGGGCGCAAGCGCGCACTAGAGATCGCAACCACGCTCGCACTCGACCCCGAGATGATGCTGCTGGACGAGCCGATGGCCGGCATGGGCCATGAGGACATCGACAAGATCGCGGCGCTGATCAAGCGCATCTCCGCGAAATACACCATCCTGATGGTCGAGCATAATCTGAGCGTCGTCGCCAATCTCTCCGACATCATCACCGTGCTGACGCGCGGGCAGGTGCTCGCGCAGGGCCATTACGCCGAACTGACTAAGGACGAGCGCGTCAAGGAAGCCTATCTGGGAGCCGGTCATGCCTGA